The Rickettsia helvetica genome has a segment encoding these proteins:
- a CDS encoding patatin-like phospholipase family protein has product MAEKIDNAKTNRVLALSGGGIKGISELMVLIEIEERTGKSISELFPIISGTSVGGLIAALLTIPKEPGSKEAKYSARKALEIFKSSASDIFPDTSLGSVKQLFTHKYSQKPLKELLEKYLGDNRMDNTTSRLVIPVNDLTTNGGKLAIFDSFHGYSPHVRVKDVLLATTAAPTYFKPIMDQAAVQGYDYASGTPYAYADGGLDANRPANEVLKLLKKGYIHKEQNHIREEKTLTREEQKEILDNTMVCAFNFSNDIEPTSAIPKIGFDGVIGWLVKGKLVSRLMNNMENSSTIEVKNDLPGEDEFFEIGLPITKKTASLDDASPKNIERLEEIGRKYVQENNELIQKLCDNLLDNLHKEQATNQTVDLIDEGFEEEENIENNKEAINKPIAQALDSDDEGFEEDTEYEKEELLTGIKKFFNAFSEQNPTLKNDIDNFLQKAENYTLEEIKECIVSFEKASLKWQSEQNNLDVFSSCSMEALKEDITLEGEEHTDDVPGYNEIVA; this is encoded by the coding sequence ATGGCAGAAAAAATTGATAATGCAAAAACTAATAGAGTACTTGCACTTTCCGGCGGTGGAATTAAAGGTATATCCGAGTTAATGGTACTTATAGAAATCGAGGAGAGAACAGGAAAATCTATTTCTGAACTATTTCCTATTATTTCCGGTACTAGTGTCGGTGGTCTTATCGCTGCATTATTAACAATTCCGAAAGAACCAGGTTCAAAAGAAGCAAAATATAGTGCTAGAAAAGCCCTTGAGATATTTAAGTCGAGTGCAAGTGATATATTTCCTGATACTTCCTTAGGTTCAGTTAAGCAGTTATTTACTCATAAATATAGTCAGAAGCCTTTAAAAGAATTATTAGAAAAATATTTAGGCGATAATAGAATGGACAATACTACTTCCCGCCTTGTTATTCCAGTAAATGATTTGACTACTAACGGTGGAAAATTAGCAATTTTTGACAGCTTTCACGGTTATAGCCCTCATGTTAGGGTAAAAGACGTATTACTTGCAACAACAGCGGCACCTACATATTTTAAACCTATTATGGATCAAGCGGCCGTGCAAGGATATGATTATGCTTCAGGTACTCCTTATGCATATGCAGATGGGGGACTCGATGCTAACAGACCGGCAAATGAAGTTTTAAAGTTGCTTAAAAAAGGTTATATACATAAAGAGCAAAATCATATACGCGAAGAGAAAACCCTCACACGTGAAGAGCAGAAAGAGATATTAGACAATACTATGGTTTGTGCATTCAATTTCAGTAATGACATCGAACCTACGAGTGCCATACCTAAAATCGGCTTTGACGGAGTAATAGGTTGGCTTGTGAAAGGAAAATTAGTAAGCAGACTTATGAACAATATGGAAAATTCTTCCACTATCGAGGTTAAAAATGATTTACCAGGAGAAGATGAATTTTTTGAAATAGGATTACCTATTACTAAAAAGACTGCAAGTTTAGATGATGCAAGTCCTAAAAATATTGAAAGATTAGAAGAAATAGGACGTAAATATGTGCAGGAGAATAACGAATTAATTCAAAAATTATGCGATAACTTGCTTGATAATTTACATAAAGAACAAGCGACTAATCAAACTGTAGATTTGATAGATGAAGGCTTTGAAGAAGAAGAGAATATAGAAAACAATAAAGAGGCAATTAATAAACCGATAGCTCAAGCTCTAGACTCTGATGATGAAGGTTTTGAAGAAGATACAGAGTATGAAAAAGAAGAATTATTAACCGGCATTAAGAAATTTTTCAATGCATTTAGTGAGCAGAATCCAACGTTAAAAAACGATATAGATAACTTTTTACAGAAAGCAGAAAATTATACATTAGAAGAAATTAAAGAGTGTATTGTCAGTTTTGAAAAAGCTAGTTTAAAATGGCAAAGCGAGCAGAATAACCTTGATGTATTTAGTAGTTGTAGTATGGAAGCCTTAAAAGAGGATATTACTCTTGAGGGTGAAGAGCATACAGATGATGTACCAGGTTATAATGAGATTGTAGCATAA
- a CDS encoding DUF6314 family protein, which yields MLSKNNSVKELFSRLSGKYRINRIIDNYGYGEGVAYFLSESLNELIYKEELQIHYNDYDYQIHANKEYRYIFKNNNITKYFIAPANSLFYQLKFVDTDSVYSNDLENWNVKRGASTHSLYLIGEHASPPKFCKNNSSKQKSIKAVGSHLCDSDQYNATYIFLNPDSFTLSYQVLGPQKDYNINTVFNRI from the coding sequence ATGCTCTCAAAAAACAATTCAGTAAAAGAACTTTTTTCAAGATTATCCGGAAAATACCGGATTAACAGAATTATAGATAATTATGGTTACGGTGAGGGGGTAGCATATTTCCTATCTGAAAGTTTAAATGAATTAATCTATAAAGAGGAATTGCAAATTCACTATAACGACTACGATTATCAAATCCACGCTAATAAAGAATATAGATACATTTTTAAGAATAATAATATTACAAAATATTTTATTGCTCCTGCAAATAGCTTATTTTATCAATTAAAATTTGTTGATACGGATAGTGTATACTCAAATGATTTGGAGAATTGGAATGTAAAACGAGGAGCGAGCACACACAGCCTATACTTAATAGGTGAGCATGCGAGTCCTCCGAAGTTTTGCAAAAACAATTCTTCAAAGCAAAAGAGTATAAAAGCTGTAGGTAGTCACTTATGCGACAGCGATCAATATAATGCTACCTATATATTTTTAAATCCTGATTCTTTTACTCTTAGCTACCAAGTTCTAGGACCTCAAAAAGACTATAATATTAATACTGTTTTTAATCGTATATAG